The following are from one region of the Haloactinomyces albus genome:
- the ettA gene encoding energy-dependent translational throttle protein EttA, with amino-acid sequence MAEFIYTMKKVRKAHGDKVILDDATIQFYPGAKIGVVGPNGAGKSTVLSIMAGLDHEDNGEAFLSPGYTVGILQQEPPLNEEKTVLGNVEEGVGEIKEQLDRFNQIAEQLATDYSDELMEEMGRLQETLDHAEAWELDSQLEQAMDALRCPPREAEVRYLSGGERRRVALCKLLLSKPDLLLLDEPTNHLDAESVLWLEQFLAGYHGAVLAVTHDRYFLDNVAGWILELDRGRTYPYEGNYSTYLEKKQERLEVQGKRDAKLQKRVKEELEWVRSNAKARQSKSRSRLERYEEMAAEAEKTRKLDFEEIQIPPGPRLGNLVVEANELSKGYEDQVLIDRLSFTLPRNGIVGVIGPNGVGKTTLFKTIVGLEEPDSGEVRVGDTVKLSYVDQARSGIDPNKNVWEVVSDGLDHIQVGQVEMPSRAYVSAFGFKGADQQKPAGVLSGGERNRLNLAMTLKQGGNTILLDEPTNDLDVETLGSLENALQQFPGCAVVISHDRWFLDRVATHILAWEGDDENPAKWFWFEGNFEGYEKNKIERMGQEAARPHRVTHRKLTRG; translated from the coding sequence ATGGCCGAGTTCATCTACACCATGAAAAAGGTGCGCAAGGCGCACGGGGACAAGGTCATCCTCGATGACGCGACCATCCAGTTCTACCCCGGTGCCAAGATCGGTGTGGTCGGCCCGAACGGAGCCGGCAAGTCGACCGTGCTGAGCATCATGGCGGGACTCGACCACGAGGACAACGGGGAAGCATTCCTGTCACCCGGTTACACCGTGGGCATCCTGCAGCAGGAACCGCCGTTGAACGAGGAGAAGACGGTCCTGGGCAACGTCGAGGAAGGCGTTGGCGAGATCAAGGAGCAGCTCGACCGCTTCAACCAGATCGCCGAACAGCTTGCCACCGACTACTCCGATGAACTCATGGAGGAAATGGGCAGGCTTCAGGAAACACTGGACCATGCCGAGGCCTGGGAACTGGATTCCCAGTTGGAGCAGGCCATGGACGCCCTGCGCTGCCCTCCGCGGGAGGCCGAGGTCCGGTATCTCTCCGGTGGTGAGCGCCGCCGGGTTGCGCTGTGCAAACTCCTGCTGAGCAAGCCCGACCTCCTCCTGCTCGACGAGCCCACCAACCACCTCGACGCGGAGAGCGTGCTGTGGCTGGAGCAGTTCCTGGCCGGTTACCACGGTGCTGTGCTGGCCGTTACCCACGACCGCTACTTCCTGGACAACGTCGCGGGCTGGATCCTGGAGCTCGACCGCGGGCGCACCTATCCCTACGAGGGCAACTACTCCACCTACCTGGAGAAGAAGCAAGAGCGCCTGGAGGTACAGGGCAAGCGTGACGCCAAGCTGCAAAAGCGGGTCAAGGAAGAGCTGGAATGGGTCCGCTCGAACGCCAAGGCTCGCCAGAGCAAGTCCCGGTCGCGCTTGGAGCGCTACGAGGAGATGGCCGCCGAGGCGGAGAAGACCCGCAAGCTCGACTTCGAGGAGATCCAGATCCCGCCGGGGCCGCGACTGGGCAACCTCGTCGTGGAGGCAAACGAGCTGAGCAAGGGATACGAGGACCAGGTCCTGATCGACAGGTTGTCGTTCACACTGCCCCGAAACGGCATCGTCGGTGTGATCGGGCCCAACGGTGTCGGGAAGACGACCCTGTTCAAGACCATTGTCGGGCTGGAGGAACCGGACAGCGGTGAAGTTCGGGTCGGCGATACCGTCAAGCTCTCCTACGTGGACCAGGCTCGGTCCGGTATCGACCCCAACAAGAACGTCTGGGAAGTGGTCTCCGACGGCTTGGACCACATCCAGGTCGGTCAGGTCGAGATGCCCTCCCGGGCCTACGTGAGCGCGTTCGGCTTCAAGGGAGCCGATCAGCAAAAGCCCGCCGGAGTGCTTTCCGGTGGTGAGCGGAACCGGCTGAACCTGGCGATGACGCTCAAGCAGGGCGGGAACACCATCCTGCTGGACGAGCCCACCAACGACCTCGATGTGGAAACACTCGGCTCGCTGGAGAACGCACTGCAGCAGTTCCCGGGTTGTGCCGTGGTCATTTCCCACGATCGGTGGTTCCTGGACCGCGTGGCCACCCACATCCTGGCCTGGGAAGGCGATGACGAGAATCCCGCGAAGTGGTTCTGGTTCGAGGGCAACTTCGAGGGCTACGAGAAGAACAAGATCGAGCGGATGGGGCAGGAAGCCGCCCGCCCGCACCGGGTCACGCACCGTAAGTTGACACGGGGCTGA
- a CDS encoding single-stranded DNA-binding protein, which produces MFETTVTLVGTVISHPAVQETANGSQVTSFRMVSTARRFDKETEQWVNGDRVFATVNCRRKLAGGVSEAVYKNDPVVVTGRLRTREYEVDGRRRSSTEVEATALGLDLARSHRPAGPGGEPSHGAVGEGSAPSGMLRHPPPTVSVSG; this is translated from the coding sequence ATGTTCGAGACGACCGTGACCCTGGTGGGTACCGTGATCAGCCACCCTGCGGTGCAGGAGACCGCCAACGGAAGTCAGGTCACCAGTTTCCGTATGGTGAGTACGGCTCGCCGCTTCGACAAGGAGACCGAGCAGTGGGTCAACGGCGACCGCGTCTTCGCAACGGTGAACTGCCGGAGAAAGCTGGCCGGCGGTGTGTCGGAGGCCGTGTACAAGAACGATCCCGTCGTGGTGACCGGACGGCTCCGAACGCGGGAGTACGAGGTCGACGGGCGGCGGCGATCCAGTACGGAAGTCGAAGCCACCGCGCTCGGACTCGACCTGGCACGTAGCCACCGCCCGGCAGGCCCGGGTGGGGAGCCTTCCCACGGCGCTGTTGGCGAGGGTTCCGCCCCTTCCGGAATGCTGCGACATCCGCCGCCGACGGTGTCGGTAAGCGGGTGA
- a CDS encoding DUF397 domain-containing protein, with amino-acid sequence MTVHPTNWRKSSRSGQQSACVEVGRVAEGAAVRDTKDRAAGYFTADRAQWSAFVAAIKADRFA; translated from the coding sequence ATGACGGTACACCCGACAAACTGGCGGAAGTCCAGCCGTTCAGGGCAGCAGTCCGCGTGTGTCGAGGTCGGCCGTGTCGCCGAGGGCGCGGCGGTGCGTGACACCAAGGACCGTGCCGCCGGCTACTTCACCGCTGACCGTGCTCAGTGGTCGGCGTTTGTTGCCGCGATCAAGGCGGACCGCTTCGCCTGA
- a CDS encoding helix-turn-helix domain-containing protein, whose translation MAGNAGKTPKARALGAELRELREDRQVSQRTLSQRVAISNASLSRYETGERVPSPEDVASIVTALGDGGMVREHLIEMARDAAQPNWLSSGASGIHRELTTLIEFERTATSIVEVSPMIVPGLLQTADYAREIMSGMSSAELETHVTMRAGRRDVLTRRRPVEFEAFIVEHVLRTPIGGSDVMADQLHHMTQMAELPNVTLYVVPSGLSRWHLALEGAFIYFEFPKAAPIVNLEHYRSSAYLHDSEDVSDYSRAITTLRETAMSPTESAELIASCVKEMEALT comes from the coding sequence ATGGCTGGAAACGCTGGAAAGACTCCGAAGGCTCGCGCGCTGGGTGCTGAACTGCGAGAACTCCGCGAGGATCGTCAGGTTAGTCAGCGCACCCTGTCTCAACGTGTAGCGATATCCAACGCCAGCCTGTCACGCTATGAGACCGGCGAACGCGTGCCGTCCCCCGAGGATGTGGCCAGCATTGTTACCGCGCTCGGAGACGGTGGAATGGTGCGGGAACACCTCATCGAGATGGCTCGTGATGCCGCACAGCCGAACTGGCTTTCCAGCGGAGCATCCGGTATCCACCGCGAGCTCACAACGCTGATTGAGTTCGAGCGTACCGCCACATCGATCGTCGAAGTTTCGCCGATGATCGTGCCCGGCTTGCTGCAAACGGCGGACTACGCTCGGGAGATCATGTCGGGCATGTCGTCAGCGGAGCTGGAAACGCACGTGACGATGCGGGCAGGGCGCCGGGACGTGCTGACACGGCGGCGTCCGGTCGAGTTCGAGGCGTTCATTGTTGAGCATGTGCTGCGGACACCGATCGGCGGTTCTGACGTGATGGCCGATCAGCTCCATCACATGACGCAGATGGCCGAGCTGCCGAACGTCACCCTCTACGTGGTTCCCTCTGGTCTGTCGCGCTGGCATCTGGCGTTGGAAGGCGCGTTCATCTACTTCGAGTTCCCCAAGGCAGCGCCGATCGTCAACCTGGAGCATTATCGGTCCAGCGCCTACCTCCACGACTCGGAGGATGTGAGTGACTACTCCAGGGCGATAACTACCCTCCGAGAGACGGCAATGAGCCCCACCGAATCGGCAGAACTCATTGCCTCCTGTGTCAAGGAAATGGAGGCTCTGACATGA
- a CDS encoding WXG100 family type VII secretion target, which yields MSQPQDWHGLGFNPARGNPASVGALSSQMTNTGNWLGETYEVLESVQNQKESWTGEASKAFVEKLGELPKLLDNAHQSLVDAGKALGWWQDTLTEHQRKAVDLENRAREAIAAAERADAAAQQARTKANTPIAYAPNDPEAAQAAHRQAQANADAAAQAGRNAEEAWARVDDIRRKAHDLQDRWEDDARSVADKLRNATDIAPGFWDAVGDWFAGAGDWVVQNLGEIGDVAGMISAVAGSLALIPGVGVAAGAVALIAGGVALAAHAGEMAVEGKWDEPTAWAGLGTDALGMLPVVGPVAKSGSAATDALHLADGLSTAVGTGAKTFGDEMSTALTKMKEPAEFSKYVGDKVANAVGGNADTIARVSQGTFNVATQGPTAADLLVGNETTGTIKDGTGYGSLAGAGAQSYGEWKNTGSAFGSLGGSIADFTRALK from the coding sequence GTGAGTCAGCCCCAGGACTGGCATGGGCTGGGGTTCAATCCGGCTCGGGGCAACCCGGCATCGGTGGGTGCACTGTCGAGCCAGATGACCAACACCGGCAATTGGCTCGGGGAAACCTACGAAGTCCTCGAGAGTGTCCAGAACCAGAAGGAATCCTGGACCGGCGAGGCCTCCAAGGCCTTCGTGGAAAAGCTGGGAGAGCTGCCGAAACTTCTCGACAACGCGCACCAGTCACTGGTGGATGCCGGTAAAGCACTCGGCTGGTGGCAGGACACGCTGACCGAACACCAGCGCAAAGCCGTCGACCTCGAAAACCGGGCTCGGGAAGCCATCGCCGCTGCCGAACGAGCCGACGCCGCAGCACAGCAGGCCAGAACCAAGGCCAACACCCCAATCGCCTACGCCCCCAACGACCCGGAGGCCGCGCAAGCCGCGCACCGGCAGGCACAGGCCAACGCCGACGCGGCCGCCCAAGCCGGCCGGAATGCCGAAGAGGCCTGGGCACGTGTGGACGACATCCGGCGCAAGGCACACGACCTGCAGGATCGATGGGAGGACGATGCACGGTCGGTCGCCGACAAGCTACGAAACGCCACCGATATCGCACCTGGCTTCTGGGATGCCGTCGGCGACTGGTTCGCCGGAGCGGGCGACTGGGTCGTCCAGAACCTCGGCGAGATCGGCGACGTCGCGGGCATGATCTCTGCGGTCGCGGGAAGCCTGGCACTCATTCCCGGCGTCGGGGTGGCAGCGGGGGCGGTCGCCCTCATCGCAGGCGGAGTCGCGCTGGCGGCCCACGCCGGCGAGATGGCCGTCGAGGGCAAGTGGGACGAGCCGACCGCCTGGGCCGGACTGGGCACCGATGCGCTGGGCATGCTTCCGGTCGTGGGGCCGGTCGCCAAGAGTGGGTCCGCAGCCACGGATGCACTGCATCTGGCCGATGGCCTGAGTACCGCCGTGGGAACCGGAGCAAAAACATTCGGCGACGAGATGTCGACGGCACTGACCAAGATGAAGGAGCCTGCCGAATTTTCCAAGTATGTCGGCGATAAAGTTGCCAATGCAGTCGGCGGCAATGCCGATACGATTGCGAGGGTAAGCCAAGGCACCTTCAATGTCGCCACTCAGGGGCCGACCGCAGCCGACCTCCTGGTTGGAAACGAGACCACGGGCACAATCAAAGACGGGACCGGTTACGGTTCACTTGCCGGAGCGGGCGCACAGAGCTACGGCGAGTGGAAGAATACAGGATCGGCTTTCGGTAGTCTGGGTGGTTCCATCGCGGACTTTACGAGAGCATTGAAGTAA
- a CDS encoding YciI family protein: protein MTKFLLLQNYEGGEGVEPMTNWASEDIKAHIEFQQTLNEELTDSGELVDAQALTGPELARIVTGDGVSAPVVTDGPFPESKEFLAGYRMVDVETPERAAEIAAKISAAPGPGGAPIRQPIEVRQMMSAPGGDL, encoded by the coding sequence ATGACGAAGTTCCTGTTGCTGCAGAACTACGAAGGCGGCGAAGGCGTGGAGCCCATGACGAACTGGGCCTCCGAGGACATCAAGGCGCACATCGAATTCCAGCAAACCCTGAACGAGGAGCTCACCGACTCCGGCGAGCTCGTCGACGCCCAGGCTTTGACCGGACCCGAGCTGGCCAGGATCGTGACCGGCGACGGCGTGAGCGCTCCGGTGGTCACCGACGGCCCGTTCCCGGAGTCCAAGGAGTTCCTCGCAGGCTACCGGATGGTCGACGTGGAGACTCCCGAGCGCGCCGCCGAGATCGCCGCGAAGATCTCGGCGGCTCCAGGACCCGGTGGCGCCCCGATCCGGCAGCCGATCGAGGTGCGCCAGATGATGAGCGCGCCCGGCGGCGACCTGTGA
- a CDS encoding RNA polymerase sigma factor, which yields MPSAEDLLRELAPQVLGAIIRRFGDFDSSEDAVQEALLAAALHWPEEGVPDNPRGWLIQAAARRMTDRFRSEQARRHREDLAAAQEPPTAEVTDHDDTLILLFLCCHPALTPASAIALTLRAVGGLTTAEIANAFLVPEKTMAQRISRAKQRIKGAECHWRMPTGAEWARRLRSVLHVLYLIFNEGYASSIGHDLHRSDLSDEAIRLTRAMHEELPDDGEVAGLLALMLLTDARRRARTGSGGELIPLAEQDRTLWDQKLIAEGVALAVEAMPQGSVGEYRLQAAIAAVHDEAARAEDTDWPQILTLYGLLERVSGNPMVTLNRAIAAAMVHGPATGLALLETLDERLAGHYRLDAVRAHLLEEAGDADAAVAHYRAAANRTTSIPEQHYLATRAARLGTRTEVSVKPYDLPDTR from the coding sequence ATACCGAGCGCCGAGGACCTGCTGCGCGAACTGGCGCCGCAGGTCCTCGGCGCGATCATCCGACGGTTCGGTGACTTCGACTCCTCCGAGGACGCCGTGCAGGAGGCACTGCTCGCGGCAGCCCTGCACTGGCCGGAAGAGGGAGTACCGGACAACCCGCGCGGCTGGCTGATCCAGGCCGCCGCGCGGCGGATGACCGACCGGTTCCGGAGTGAGCAAGCCCGACGCCACCGGGAAGACCTCGCCGCGGCGCAGGAACCGCCGACCGCGGAAGTTACCGATCACGACGACACGCTGATCCTGCTGTTCCTGTGTTGCCATCCCGCTCTGACACCGGCCTCGGCGATCGCCCTGACACTGCGGGCGGTGGGCGGCCTGACCACGGCCGAGATCGCCAACGCGTTCCTGGTGCCCGAAAAGACGATGGCGCAGCGGATCAGCCGGGCCAAGCAACGCATCAAGGGCGCCGAGTGCCACTGGCGGATGCCCACGGGTGCCGAGTGGGCGCGGCGACTGCGCTCGGTGCTGCACGTACTGTATTTGATCTTCAACGAGGGTTACGCGAGCAGCATCGGCCATGACCTGCACCGCAGCGACCTTTCCGACGAGGCGATCCGGCTGACCAGGGCGATGCACGAGGAATTGCCGGACGATGGTGAAGTCGCAGGTCTGCTCGCGCTGATGCTGCTCACCGACGCTCGGCGCCGCGCCCGCACCGGGTCCGGGGGCGAGCTGATCCCGTTGGCCGAACAGGACCGTACGCTCTGGGACCAGAAGCTGATCGCCGAAGGCGTCGCGCTGGCCGTCGAAGCGATGCCGCAGGGATCGGTCGGCGAGTACCGGCTGCAGGCCGCCATCGCGGCCGTTCATGACGAGGCGGCACGTGCCGAGGACACCGACTGGCCACAGATCCTCACGTTGTACGGTCTCCTGGAGCGGGTGTCCGGCAATCCGATGGTGACGCTCAACCGGGCCATCGCGGCGGCCATGGTGCATGGACCGGCCACCGGGTTGGCCCTGCTCGAAACGCTCGACGAGCGGCTGGCCGGCCACTACCGTCTCGACGCCGTGCGTGCCCATCTCCTGGAAGAGGCCGGCGATGCGGACGCCGCTGTGGCGCACTACCGCGCCGCGGCGAATCGCACGACGAGTATCCCGGAGCAGCACTACCTTGCCACCCGAGCAGCCCGGCTCGGGACGCGAACGGAGGTCTCGGTGAAGCCGTACGATCTCCCGGACACGCGGTAG
- a CDS encoding spermidine synthase, whose translation MSTRFEEIDWRETPIGTISLRRRLDPALQVEVHEVKLDDEFLMSSLFTVAEIELARLGLAEPAGTDFDVVVGGLGLGYTARAVLEDSRVRSLIAVEALGEVIEWHRRDLLPLASRVTSDPRTRLVHGDFFAMVSSGSGFDAEAPGRRFHAILVDIDHTPRQVLHSSHAAFYEPAGLRRLAEHLHPGGVFALWSDDPPDEDFLAALGQVFASAEAHVVTFPNPYTAGDAANTVYVARTDSPHSVTG comes from the coding sequence ATGAGCACGCGCTTCGAGGAAATTGATTGGCGCGAGACGCCGATCGGCACCATCAGTCTACGGAGGAGGCTGGATCCGGCACTCCAGGTGGAGGTGCACGAGGTCAAACTCGACGACGAGTTTCTCATGTCGAGCCTGTTCACGGTGGCCGAGATCGAGCTTGCCCGGCTCGGCCTGGCCGAACCGGCCGGTACCGACTTCGATGTCGTCGTCGGCGGGCTCGGGCTCGGCTACACCGCGCGGGCCGTGCTGGAGGATTCGCGCGTGCGTTCGCTGATCGCGGTGGAAGCGCTCGGCGAGGTGATCGAGTGGCACCGGCGCGATCTGCTTCCCCTTGCCTCCCGGGTGACCTCGGATCCGCGAACTCGTCTGGTACACGGCGATTTCTTCGCGATGGTCAGCAGTGGCTCGGGGTTCGATGCCGAGGCGCCGGGCAGGCGTTTCCACGCCATTCTTGTCGACATCGATCACACGCCGCGTCAGGTCCTGCATTCGAGCCACGCCGCGTTCTACGAGCCCGCGGGGCTGCGCCGCCTCGCCGAGCATCTCCATCCCGGTGGGGTGTTCGCGCTGTGGTCGGACGATCCCCCCGACGAGGACTTCCTCGCCGCGCTCGGGCAGGTCTTCGCGAGCGCGGAGGCCCACGTCGTCACCTTTCCCAACCCCTACACAGCCGGCGATGCGGCCAATACCGTCTACGTTGCCAGGACGGACTCACCGCACAGCGTGACGGGATGA
- a CDS encoding heme o synthase translates to MHGTDSTTSGRGGFRSVLGAYLALTKPRVIELLLVTTIPAMFLAERGIPSLGLVLATLAGGAMAAGSSNALNCVADSDIDSVMDRTKSRPLVSYRVPRRNALLFGIALSAASFAVLTFGANLLAAVLALAATLFYVFVYTLVLKRRTSQNIVWGGAAGCMPVVVGWAAVSGTVEWPALVMFGVVFLWTPPHFWSLAMKYRDDYARAGVPMLPVVATARHVSARILAYSWATVACTLLLVPVTSWIYVACAVLTGAVFLIMAQRLHAGVRRGAGINPMKLFHLSNSYLTVLFVAIAVDAAVGLPVLG, encoded by the coding sequence ATGCACGGGACTGATTCCACGACATCCGGACGCGGCGGTTTCCGCAGTGTGCTCGGCGCGTACCTGGCACTGACCAAGCCGCGTGTGATCGAACTGCTCCTGGTGACCACGATCCCCGCGATGTTCCTCGCCGAACGAGGCATCCCGTCGCTGGGGCTGGTGCTGGCGACGCTGGCCGGCGGCGCCATGGCGGCGGGTAGTTCCAACGCGCTGAACTGCGTCGCGGACTCCGATATCGATTCGGTGATGGATCGGACGAAGTCGCGCCCGCTGGTGAGCTATCGCGTACCGCGCCGCAACGCCTTGCTCTTCGGTATCGCGCTGAGTGCGGCGTCCTTCGCGGTGCTCACCTTCGGTGCGAATCTGCTCGCGGCCGTGCTGGCGCTGGCTGCGACCCTGTTCTACGTCTTCGTCTACACCCTGGTGCTCAAGCGCCGCACCTCGCAGAACATCGTATGGGGCGGAGCCGCCGGGTGTATGCCCGTCGTGGTCGGCTGGGCGGCTGTCTCGGGCACGGTCGAATGGCCCGCCCTGGTGATGTTCGGCGTGGTGTTCCTGTGGACGCCGCCGCACTTCTGGTCACTGGCGATGAAGTATCGCGACGACTACGCACGCGCCGGTGTCCCGATGCTTCCCGTGGTGGCCACGGCCCGGCATGTCTCGGCGCGCATCCTCGCCTACTCGTGGGCGACCGTGGCCTGCACGCTGCTGCTCGTCCCCGTGACGAGTTGGATCTACGTCGCCTGCGCGGTCCTGACCGGCGCGGTGTTTTTGATCATGGCGCAGCGGCTGCACGCGGGAGTGCGCCGCGGTGCGGGCATCAACCCGATGAAGTTGTTCCACTTGTCGAACAGCTATCTGACGGTGCTGTTCGTGGCGATCGCCGTGGACGCCGCCGTCGGACTTCCCGTGCTGGGCTGA
- a CDS encoding DUF3817 domain-containing protein, translating into MKPSVLLTFYRVMAYVTAVLLIGLCVSVVLKYGWPDGSTIQQSGEAWTTTIGIAHGWLYMLYLVVAFFLTRMLRIEIGHMLLVLLAGTVPFGAFFAERKVVRWFHDRQHGAGSSNTGGNAATGGARSARS; encoded by the coding sequence GTGAAGCCGAGTGTTCTGCTGACCTTCTACCGGGTCATGGCCTACGTGACCGCGGTTCTGCTGATCGGGTTGTGCGTGTCCGTGGTGCTCAAGTACGGCTGGCCGGACGGCAGCACCATCCAGCAGTCCGGCGAGGCGTGGACCACGACGATCGGCATCGCCCACGGCTGGCTCTACATGCTCTACCTCGTGGTGGCGTTCTTCCTCACCAGAATGCTGCGGATCGAGATCGGACATATGCTGCTGGTTCTGCTCGCGGGCACCGTTCCCTTCGGTGCCTTCTTCGCCGAGCGCAAGGTGGTGCGATGGTTCCATGACCGGCAGCACGGTGCAGGCAGCTCGAATACCGGTGGTAACGCTGCGACCGGCGGCGCACGGTCGGCACGGTCATGA
- a CDS encoding LLM class flavin-dependent oxidoreductase, which yields MRTGTTVLVNGLCRLMEETVANPDRTALSHEQPPEPEPHPIRGTARGDAPVPLSVLDLAPVGRETTPGHALSTTTELARSAERLGYHRFWVAEHHGMPGIASSSPAVLISHLAGATNTLRLGSGGVMLPNHTPLAVAEQFGTLQALYPDRIDLGLGRAPGTDQGTARALRRTTGQLSADDFPQQLGELIAFLEDDFPADHPYADVHAIPHGSVPPVWLLGSSGFGAQVAGALGLPFSFAHHFSSANTMPALKLYRDSFQPSSVLDEPYAKIGVQAIAAETDEEALEIARPIALSMLRLRMGSPGRMPSRQEAAEYPYTEREQAFVDSWLSDAVYGSAATVRSELDELCERTGVDELMLTANIYDRQAKLRSYELIAQAYRFPGAAAAK from the coding sequence ATGCGGACGGGAACAACCGTGTTGGTCAACGGGTTGTGCCGATTGATGGAGGAGACCGTCGCCAATCCGGACCGCACCGCGCTGAGCCACGAGCAGCCGCCCGAACCGGAACCGCATCCGATCCGGGGTACCGCCAGAGGGGACGCGCCGGTCCCCCTGTCGGTGCTGGACCTCGCCCCGGTGGGCAGGGAAACCACACCGGGGCACGCGCTGAGCACGACCACCGAGCTCGCCCGTTCCGCCGAACGCTTGGGCTACCACCGCTTCTGGGTCGCCGAGCATCACGGCATGCCCGGTATCGCCAGCTCCTCACCGGCAGTGCTGATCTCCCACCTCGCCGGCGCCACCAATACACTGCGCCTCGGCTCGGGCGGCGTGATGCTGCCCAACCACACACCGCTGGCGGTCGCCGAGCAGTTCGGCACTCTGCAGGCGCTGTACCCGGACCGCATCGACTTGGGACTCGGCCGCGCACCCGGTACCGACCAGGGGACGGCGCGCGCACTGCGCCGCACCACGGGACAACTGTCGGCCGACGACTTCCCGCAGCAGCTCGGGGAACTGATCGCCTTCCTCGAGGACGACTTCCCGGCCGACCACCCCTACGCCGACGTACACGCGATCCCGCACGGCTCCGTGCCACCCGTGTGGCTGCTCGGATCCAGTGGATTCGGTGCTCAGGTGGCGGGGGCACTGGGACTGCCGTTCTCCTTCGCCCATCACTTCAGCTCCGCCAACACGATGCCCGCGCTGAAGCTGTACCGCGATTCGTTCCAGCCGTCGTCGGTGCTCGACGAGCCGTACGCGAAGATCGGGGTGCAGGCCATCGCGGCCGAGACCGATGAGGAGGCGCTGGAGATCGCCCGCCCCATCGCACTGAGCATGCTGCGGTTGCGGATGGGCAGTCCCGGGCGGATGCCCAGCCGGCAGGAAGCCGCCGAGTACCCCTACACCGAGCGCGAGCAGGCTTTCGTGGACAGCTGGTTGTCCGACGCCGTGTACGGTTCGGCGGCGACGGTGCGGTCCGAACTCGACGAGCTGTGTGAGCGGACCGGCGTGGACGAGCTGATGCTCACGGCCAACATCTACGACCGGCAGGCCAAGCTGCGCTCCTACGAGTTGATCGCCCAAGCCTACCGATTCCCCGGAGCGGCCGCGGCGAAGTAA